A window from Megalobrama amblycephala isolate DHTTF-2021 linkage group LG9, ASM1881202v1, whole genome shotgun sequence encodes these proteins:
- the tspan13b gene encoding tetraspanin-13b, whose product MGCAGFTCSKNSLCALNILYVMVSLLMIGIAAWGKCFGLVSSFQVVGGIIGVGVFLFFVALAGLIGAMKHHQVLLFFYMIILFLVFVVQFSVSSACLAINEEQQNHLLEVGWNNSLTTQRDVEKSLNCCGFSHMDINGSCAAPCFHYSTCTTCAAKIQEHAGEVLRFVGGIGLFFSFTEILGVWLTYRYRNQKDPRANPSAFL is encoded by the exons ATGGGTTGCGCTGGATTCACCTGCTCCAAGAATTCCCTGTGCGCGCTCAACATCCTCTATGTT ATGGTGAGCTTGCTGATGATTGGCATCGCTGCCTGGGGGAAGTGTTTTGGGCTGGTGTCGAGCTTCCAGGTGGTGGGTGGCATCATTGGAGTCGGAGTCTTCCTCTTCTTTGTTGCCCTTGCTGGACTTATTGGTGCCATGAAGCACCACCAGGTTCTGCTGTTCTTT TACATGATCATCCTGTTCCTGGTGTTTGTAGTTCAGTTTTCGGTGTCCAGTGCATGTCTGGCTATCAATGAGGAGCAGCAG AATCATCTTCTGGAGGTGGGCTGGAATAACTCTCTGACCACTCAGAGGGACGTGGAGAAGAGTCTGAACTGCTGCGGTTTCTCTCACATGGACATCAATGGAAGCTGTGCCGCT CCCTGCTTTCATTACAGCACTTGCACCACATGTGCAGCAAAGATCCAGGAGCACGCTGGCGAGGTGCTGCGCTTCGTCGGAGGGATCGGTCTCTTCTTCAGCTTCACTGAG ATCCTGGGTGTTTGGCTGACATATCGGTACAGAAACCAAAAGGACCCACGGGCGAATCCAAGCGCCTTCCTGTAG
- the agr2 gene encoding anterior gradient protein 2 homolog — protein sequence MLKGLLSVLLVLVALSSVMGKLEKTTAKKEKRIPQTLSRGWGDQLIWAQTYEEALFWSRSKNKPLMVIFHLEDCPHSQALKKAFAEDKDIQKLVDEEFVILNLVYETTDKHLSPDGQYVPRILFVDPSMTVRADITGRYSNRMYAYEPADMKLLLSNMQRALKFLKTEL from the exons ATGCTTAAAGGATTACTTTCAGTGCTCTTGGTCCTGGTGGCCTTGTCCTCTGTCATGGGGAAGCTTGAGAAGACCACTGCCAAGAAAGAGAAGAGGATTCCTCAGACTCTCTCCAGAG gaTGGGGTGATCAGTTGATTTGGGCACAGACGTACGAGGAAGCTCTGTTTTGGTCACGATCCAA GAACAAGCCCCTCATGGTCATCTTTCACTTGGAGGACTGTCCACACAGCCAGG CTCTAAAGAAGGCCTTTGCTGAGGATAAAGACATCCAGAAGTTGGTCGATGAGGAATTTGTGATCTTGAATCTGGTG TATGAGACCACAGATAAGCACTTGTCTCCTGATGGGCAGTATGTCCCCAGAATCCTCTTTGTTG ATCCCTCCATGACCGTTCGAGCAGACATCACAGGCCGCTATTCCAACCGCATGTACGCCTATGAGCCGGCTGACATGAAGCTCT TGTTAAGCAACATGCAAAGAGCCCTGAAGTTTTTGAAGACAGAGCTGTGA